The following coding sequences lie in one Mycobacterium gordonae genomic window:
- a CDS encoding acyl-[acyl-carrier-protein] thioesterase, which yields MPHNHEVDAPLVDVPDEGYVYQTGWRLATSDIDEQRRLRLDGVARYIQEVGAEHLADAELAEVHPHWIVLRTVIDVLEPIEIPSDITFRRWCAGLSSRWCDMRVQLEGDRGGRIETQGFWICMNKDTLTPSRLTDHCVERFGSTTDNHRLKWRPWVTEHVQTGTDTPFPLRRTDIDLFEHVNNTIYWHGVHEILAQFPELENNPYRAVLEYRSPIKYGEPLTIRSERSGDAVRIDFTVGEDVRAVALVRKI from the coding sequence TTGCCGCACAACCATGAGGTCGACGCACCGCTTGTCGATGTTCCCGACGAGGGCTACGTCTACCAAACTGGTTGGCGGCTGGCCACCTCGGATATCGACGAGCAGCGCCGACTGCGCCTGGATGGCGTCGCCCGCTACATCCAGGAAGTGGGAGCCGAGCATCTGGCCGATGCGGAACTGGCCGAAGTTCACCCGCACTGGATCGTGCTGCGCACCGTGATCGACGTGTTGGAACCGATCGAAATCCCCAGTGACATCACCTTCCGCCGCTGGTGCGCGGGGCTGTCCAGTAGGTGGTGCGACATGCGGGTGCAGCTCGAGGGTGACCGGGGCGGCCGCATCGAGACGCAGGGCTTCTGGATCTGCATGAACAAGGACACCTTGACCCCGTCGCGGCTCACCGACCACTGCGTCGAACGCTTCGGCAGCACCACCGACAATCACCGGCTCAAGTGGCGGCCGTGGGTGACAGAACACGTCCAAACCGGCACCGACACTCCATTTCCGCTGCGCCGCACAGACATCGACCTTTTCGAACACGTCAACAACACCATCTACTGGCACGGCGTGCACGAAATCCTGGCGCAGTTCCCCGAATTGGAGAACAACCCGTATCGGGCCGTGCTGGAGTACCGCAGCCCGATCAAGTACGGCGAACCGTTGACCATCCGATCCGAACGCAGCGGCGACGCGGTGCGCATCGACTTCACCGTCGGCGAAGACGTGCGCGCGGTGGCCCTGGTGCGCAAGATTTAG
- a CDS encoding acyltransferase family protein produces MDHRDATRPARNVAVDFLRASGVILIVLGHWLASSVTYRDGRFGRQNPLVDQPWTQWLTWGFQAVPTFFMVAGYATAVSWEHRRGRDDISREDWLRHRLARVLGPTAVYVAVILGVVAVLRITGMAGAVVQYAGWAVAMQLWFLAVYVVVVSSTPIALAAQRRCGLWAPVALGVGAVVVDVATVVYHVPHVGLLNYLLCWGAFYQLGIAWQSGQLAGLRPVVLAAGSGIALALLVGRGHYPVSMIGVPGQQVQNTTPPTVALLAFGCAQIGIGTALVPALNRALRPPRLRRVVSIVNDNVMALYLWHMVPVVLVAVVGYPAGLFPQPAEGTAAWWLFRIEWIGILVVVTAVEIALLFWGRRLFAAPLPMLTAPVPESWTALVLLTGAALTTYALACFAADGFAPDGRFPWVRALLLFTGSALVGVRARRPLHQ; encoded by the coding sequence ATGGACCATCGGGATGCCACTCGACCGGCACGCAATGTCGCGGTGGACTTCCTGCGGGCATCAGGGGTGATCCTGATCGTGCTGGGGCATTGGCTGGCGTCGTCGGTGACCTACCGCGACGGACGCTTCGGCCGCCAGAATCCGCTTGTCGACCAGCCCTGGACGCAATGGTTGACGTGGGGTTTCCAAGCCGTTCCGACGTTTTTTATGGTCGCCGGGTATGCCACCGCGGTGTCGTGGGAGCACCGGCGCGGCCGCGACGACATCTCGCGCGAGGACTGGCTGCGGCACCGGCTGGCGCGGGTCCTGGGCCCCACGGCGGTATACGTCGCAGTGATTCTGGGTGTAGTGGCCGTCCTGCGCATCACCGGTATGGCCGGCGCCGTGGTGCAGTATGCGGGTTGGGCCGTGGCCATGCAGTTGTGGTTTCTCGCGGTTTACGTCGTAGTGGTGTCGTCGACACCCATCGCGCTTGCCGCGCAACGCCGTTGCGGCCTGTGGGCACCTGTCGCACTTGGCGTCGGGGCAGTTGTCGTCGACGTCGCCACCGTGGTGTACCACGTGCCACACGTCGGTCTGTTGAACTACCTGTTGTGCTGGGGAGCGTTCTATCAACTCGGAATCGCTTGGCAGTCTGGCCAGTTGGCCGGACTCAGGCCTGTCGTGCTGGCCGCGGGTTCGGGAATCGCGCTGGCCCTGTTGGTCGGCCGGGGGCATTACCCGGTGAGCATGATCGGCGTTCCCGGCCAGCAGGTGCAGAACACAACGCCACCAACTGTCGCGTTGCTGGCCTTCGGCTGCGCACAGATAGGGATCGGCACGGCCCTGGTTCCAGCCCTCAACCGAGCCCTCCGACCCCCGCGATTGCGGCGGGTGGTGTCCATCGTCAACGACAACGTGATGGCGCTGTACCTGTGGCACATGGTGCCTGTCGTACTGGTAGCCGTCGTGGGCTACCCGGCTGGGCTGTTTCCGCAGCCAGCGGAGGGAACCGCGGCCTGGTGGCTCTTCCGCATCGAGTGGATCGGCATCCTGGTCGTGGTCACGGCGGTCGAGATAGCGTTGTTGTTCTGGGGTCGACGATTGTTTGCCGCGCCCCTGCCCATGCTCACTGCGCCAGTCCCCGAAAGCTGGACCGCCCTGGTGCTGCTGACCGGAGCGGCCCTGACGACTTATGCCCTGGCATGCTTTGCCGCCGACGGCTTCGCCCCCGACGGCCGGTTTCCATGGGTTCGTGCGCTGCTGTTATTTACCGGATCGGCACTGGTCGGCGTTAGGGCCAGAAGACCATTGCATCAGTGA
- a CDS encoding universal stress protein, whose product MANRSTHLGIVVGVDGSPGSDIAIQWAAHDAALRDVPLTLVHAARTRSQRERGQLVLDEALRIVGTQVRVRCEMPCATAVFALADLSEHAELVVVGCLGAGAPQRRQLCSLSSTLIHHARCPVVVVHDDVRLTSESLAAPVLVGNDGSPEAQSAIAIAFNEAAIRGVGLIAVQALDDEGAAELLAGWSEHYPDVAVQQAVTRDDPTPELVDGARTAQLVVVGSGGSSGFAEMLPGSDGAGLALLTHVPVIVARAQLARAR is encoded by the coding sequence ATGGCGAACCGCAGTACGCATCTCGGAATCGTCGTGGGCGTGGACGGCTCGCCGGGTTCCGATATCGCGATCCAGTGGGCCGCCCACGACGCGGCGTTGCGCGACGTTCCGCTCACCCTGGTTCACGCCGCCCGGACACGCAGCCAGCGTGAGCGCGGACAACTCGTGCTCGACGAGGCCCTGCGGATCGTCGGCACACAGGTCCGCGTGCGGTGCGAAATGCCCTGCGCTACAGCAGTTTTTGCCTTGGCCGACCTGTCGGAGCATGCCGAGCTGGTGGTGGTGGGCTGCCTGGGCGCCGGCGCACCGCAGCGACGTCAGCTATGTTCGCTCAGCTCGACACTGATCCACCACGCACGCTGCCCGGTCGTCGTCGTCCACGACGACGTCCGACTGACTTCAGAAAGCCTCGCGGCCCCGGTGCTGGTGGGCAACGACGGCTCGCCGGAAGCGCAATCGGCGATCGCGATCGCGTTCAACGAAGCCGCGATCCGGGGAGTGGGGCTCATTGCCGTGCAGGCACTCGACGACGAGGGCGCGGCGGAGTTGCTGGCCGGGTGGAGCGAACATTATCCGGATGTCGCGGTCCAACAGGCTGTCACACGCGACGATCCGACCCCCGAACTGGTGGATGGTGCCAGGACAGCGCAGCTCGTGGTGGTCGGCAGCGGTGGCAGCAGCGGGTTCGCCGAAATGCTGCCCGGTTCCGATGGCGCGGGTCTGGCGCTGTTGACGCACGTGCCGGTCATCGTGGCCAGGGCACAGCTGGCCCGGGCTCGCTGA
- a CDS encoding alpha/beta fold hydrolase: MPTITTNDGVEIFFKDWGSGRPLVFSHGWPLSSDDWDAQLLFFLGHGYRVIAHDRRGHGRSAQVGDGHDMDHYADDLAAVVEHLDLHDAVHIGHSTGGGEVVHYLARHGESRAAKAVLISAVPPLMVKTEANPLGLPKEVFDDLQAQLAANRSEFYRALPSGPFYGFNRPGVQSSEASIANWWRQGMMGGAKAHYEGIVAFSQTDFTAALGKIAVPTLVMHSKDDQIVPYQAAGPLSAKLLRNGVLKTYEDLPHGMITTHADTINADLLEFLQS, encoded by the coding sequence ATGCCCACGATCACCACCAACGATGGCGTCGAAATCTTCTTCAAAGACTGGGGGTCTGGTCGGCCTTTGGTGTTCAGTCACGGCTGGCCGTTGTCGTCCGACGACTGGGACGCTCAGCTGTTGTTCTTCCTGGGGCACGGCTACCGGGTGATCGCCCACGATCGGCGCGGACACGGGCGGTCGGCCCAAGTTGGCGACGGACACGACATGGATCACTACGCCGACGACCTCGCCGCGGTGGTGGAGCATCTGGATCTGCACGACGCGGTGCATATCGGGCATTCGACCGGAGGCGGCGAGGTGGTGCACTATCTGGCCCGCCATGGCGAGAGCCGTGCCGCGAAAGCTGTTCTCATCAGCGCGGTTCCGCCGCTGATGGTCAAGACCGAGGCCAACCCCCTCGGCCTGCCCAAGGAGGTGTTCGACGACTTGCAGGCACAGTTGGCCGCGAATCGTTCCGAGTTCTACCGAGCGCTGCCATCGGGCCCCTTCTACGGATTCAATCGGCCCGGTGTCCAGTCCTCTGAAGCCAGCATCGCCAACTGGTGGCGTCAGGGGATGATGGGTGGCGCCAAGGCGCACTACGAAGGGATCGTGGCATTCTCCCAAACCGACTTCACCGCAGCGCTGGGGAAGATCGCCGTGCCCACACTGGTGATGCACAGCAAGGATGACCAGATCGTGCCCTATCAGGCTGCAGGCCCGTTGTCAGCCAAGCTGTTGCGCAACGGAGTTCTGAAGACCTACGAGGATCTGCCGCACGGGATGATCACCACGCACGCCGACACGATCAATGCCGACCTCTTGGAGTTTCTGCAGAGTTAG
- a CDS encoding TetR/AcrR family transcriptional regulator, translating into MSGEGPSRLERRKHRTRSALIKAAQRLIAEGKVNVPVLEITQAANVGMGSFYNHFESKEQLFEAAVADVLDAHGALLDRLTEAIEDPAETFATSFRLTVWLFRQRPRESEILLANGVELLWSDRGLAPRALRDIKAAAEAGRFDTDDPEFALAMAGGALLGLGALLRNDPERDGALAADKATENVLRLFGLSAEEAHAVCQRLLPDFAAD; encoded by the coding sequence ATGTCAGGTGAGGGCCCCAGCCGCCTGGAGCGGCGTAAGCATCGCACCCGCTCGGCCCTCATCAAAGCCGCGCAACGACTGATCGCCGAGGGCAAGGTCAACGTGCCCGTGCTGGAGATCACCCAAGCCGCAAACGTGGGAATGGGGTCGTTCTACAACCACTTCGAGAGCAAAGAGCAGCTCTTCGAGGCTGCGGTGGCCGACGTGCTGGATGCGCACGGAGCGCTGCTTGACCGGCTGACCGAAGCGATTGAAGATCCGGCGGAGACGTTCGCAACCAGCTTCCGGCTCACCGTCTGGCTTTTCCGTCAGCGGCCGCGGGAGAGCGAGATCCTGCTGGCCAACGGCGTGGAGTTGTTATGGTCGGATCGGGGTCTGGCGCCTCGCGCGCTGCGAGATATCAAGGCGGCCGCGGAGGCCGGGCGGTTTGACACCGACGACCCCGAGTTCGCATTGGCGATGGCCGGCGGTGCGCTGCTGGGCCTCGGTGCGTTGTTGCGCAACGACCCGGAGCGTGACGGCGCGCTGGCGGCGGACAAGGCGACCGAAAACGTGTTGCGGTTATTCGGACTCTCCGCCGAGGAGGCGCACGCCGTCTGTCAGCGGTTGTTGCCGGACTTCGCCGCCGATTAG
- a CDS encoding VOC family protein: MNVIGSPADAHHDLHSEQGGRPDDHCGRSRNPVIKVADLAWLEFEKPDLTRCEAFAQAFGFQTAHRGADEIALRGTDAGAPCVIVRRGRRSRFTAVAFRACEEVDVLRLADKSGAATRPLPEAIGGLSVDLRDPTGTRVRVVAGMHELPELPGQQPPMFNFGSKTLRINDPQRPSRAPAQVQRLGHLVMQSTKYLRSLNWYLDNLGMIVSDFQYFAGQRERGPTMSFIRCDRGSTPADHHTLALALGPSNRYLHSAYQVSDLDALAAGGEYLKDRGYVRSWGIGRHIQGSQIFDYWRDPDGFLVEHFTDGDMFDNTLEPGWAPLTASGLAQWGPPATRDFLGTDPKSARHEVVSMIGALRQSNEFDFTRLRGLLKVPSA; the protein is encoded by the coding sequence ATGAATGTGATCGGATCCCCCGCGGATGCGCACCACGACTTGCACAGCGAGCAAGGTGGCCGCCCCGACGACCATTGCGGCCGATCCCGAAACCCGGTGATCAAAGTCGCCGACCTCGCGTGGCTGGAGTTCGAGAAGCCTGACCTCACCCGTTGCGAGGCGTTCGCGCAGGCATTCGGGTTCCAGACCGCCCATCGCGGAGCCGACGAGATCGCGCTACGCGGTACCGACGCGGGCGCGCCGTGCGTAATCGTGCGACGCGGCCGGCGCTCGCGATTCACCGCGGTGGCGTTCAGAGCCTGCGAAGAGGTGGACGTGCTGCGCCTTGCCGATAAGTCCGGTGCCGCTACCCGTCCACTGCCGGAAGCCATCGGTGGGCTGTCGGTCGATCTGCGGGACCCCACGGGCACGCGGGTGCGGGTGGTTGCCGGTATGCACGAACTGCCGGAATTGCCCGGTCAACAGCCGCCGATGTTCAACTTCGGCTCAAAAACTCTGCGAATCAACGACCCTCAGCGTCCGAGCCGGGCACCGGCACAGGTGCAGCGACTGGGGCACCTGGTTATGCAGTCGACGAAGTATCTGCGATCGCTGAACTGGTACCTCGACAACCTCGGGATGATCGTCAGCGATTTCCAGTACTTCGCAGGGCAGCGTGAGCGCGGCCCGACCATGAGCTTCATCCGATGCGATCGTGGGTCGACCCCGGCCGATCACCACACCCTGGCGTTGGCCTTGGGCCCCTCTAACCGCTACCTGCATTCGGCATATCAGGTCAGCGACCTCGATGCCTTGGCGGCCGGCGGCGAATACCTCAAAGATCGGGGCTATGTGCGCTCGTGGGGAATAGGGAGACACATTCAAGGCAGTCAAATCTTCGATTACTGGCGTGACCCGGACGGTTTCCTGGTCGAACACTTCACCGACGGCGACATGTTCGACAACACCCTGGAACCGGGCTGGGCGCCGTTGACCGCTTCGGGTTTGGCCCAGTGGGGACCCCCCGCGACCCGAGACTTTCTCGGCACCGACCCCAAATCAGCACGCCACGAGGTGGTTTCGATGATCGGTGCGCTCCGCCAAAGTAATGAGTTCGACTTCACCCGCCTGCGCGGCCTACTGAAAGTGCCTTCCGCATGA
- a CDS encoding fumarylacetoacetate hydrolase family protein, whose protein sequence is MTISVLHTDDGWWVETAAGAARIATTATSTAQLLSDHAAIEAAALASDVVPVETLDLIAPLTRPCRVVAQMTNFRSHVKDAGMDPASIPLTFFRKASASICGPSADIVKPAHVRLLDYEVEIGLVIGRPIPVGTKISDANLADFIAGLVVTNDVSARDIQLPQTQFYEAKSYPTFTPVGPRLVLLSADELKRFGDLRLRLRVNGEERQNALVEGDMLYRPLQALRSLAQFQELAPGDLILTGTPVGTALSAPPKPLEIIGNLMPPAVKWKAFFKRQSGNPKYLQHGDVVEASVATDDGAIDLGMQRNTVRYA, encoded by the coding sequence ATGACCATATCCGTACTGCACACCGACGACGGCTGGTGGGTCGAGACCGCCGCCGGCGCCGCCAGGATCGCCACCACCGCGACCAGCACCGCGCAACTGCTTTCCGACCACGCCGCGATCGAGGCCGCAGCCCTGGCCAGCGATGTGGTGCCCGTCGAGACCTTGGATCTCATCGCGCCGCTGACCCGACCGTGTCGGGTCGTCGCGCAGATGACGAACTTCCGGTCACACGTCAAGGACGCGGGGATGGATCCAGCATCGATTCCGCTGACGTTCTTCCGCAAGGCATCCGCCTCGATCTGCGGTCCCTCCGCCGACATCGTCAAGCCCGCACATGTTCGGCTACTCGACTACGAAGTCGAGATCGGGCTGGTAATCGGGCGCCCGATTCCGGTCGGCACCAAGATTTCCGACGCCAACCTCGCCGATTTCATTGCCGGTCTGGTTGTCACGAATGACGTGTCGGCACGTGACATCCAGCTGCCGCAGACCCAGTTCTACGAAGCAAAGTCCTATCCGACGTTCACACCAGTCGGTCCGAGATTGGTGCTACTCAGCGCCGATGAGCTCAAGCGCTTCGGCGATCTGCGCCTGCGGCTGCGGGTCAACGGTGAGGAGCGGCAGAACGCGCTCGTCGAGGGTGACATGCTGTACCGCCCGCTACAGGCGCTGCGGTCGCTCGCTCAGTTCCAGGAACTCGCGCCGGGAGACCTGATACTCACCGGGACGCCGGTCGGCACCGCGCTGAGCGCCCCGCCGAAGCCGCTGGAAATCATCGGGAACCTGATGCCGCCGGCGGTGAAGTGGAAGGCCTTCTTCAAGCGTCAATCCGGCAATCCGAAGTATCTGCAGCACGGTGACGTCGTCGAGGCCTCGGTAGCCACCGACGACGGGGCCATCGACCTGGGGATGCAGCGCAACACCGTGCGATACGCATGA
- a CDS encoding bifunctional 3-(3-hydroxy-phenyl)propionate/3-hydroxycinnamic acid hydroxylase MhpA: protein MNAKEIRHIPVVIVGAGPTGITAATLLAQYGVNSLILERWPGVYPQPRAVHLDDEIYRVIARLGIAAEFAAISRPTLGLRLLDDHFNVLAEFHRDPNQNVHGYPQANMFDQPELETLLRANLERYPNAELRGNADVTAIAAHGSGARVTFTDRTDGTVHQIDADYLLGCDGANSIVRAQIGSTMRDLNFEQRWLVVDVATDADLRQWDGVYQMCDPARAGTYMRIGDSRYRWEFRLLEGESACDFDTLDTLRPLIAPWTRHLADSEMTLLRVTEYTFRAQIADRWRRGNIFLLGDAAHLTPPFIGQGMCAGLRDAFNLSWKIAAVRNGTLPADTLDTYQQERKPHCRALIRLALSVGWAMTGGGRLGDATRRTVLPRVGVIPGLRKKIVDSTTPALRRSALVHSTRRPGQLAGKMCPNALLDNGKRLDDIAGSGFALVTRIPLETAVETQLSARDIAVIHADPRGQLDVWLRHGRAAVAFIRPDRTVMSAGRDVAPVLATAATLSRSVRHLSVRP, encoded by the coding sequence ATGAACGCCAAGGAGATTCGTCATATCCCGGTCGTCATCGTGGGCGCCGGTCCAACCGGCATCACTGCCGCTACTCTGTTGGCGCAGTACGGAGTCAACAGCCTGATTCTCGAACGTTGGCCCGGGGTATATCCGCAGCCGCGTGCTGTGCACCTGGACGACGAGATCTACCGGGTCATCGCGCGCTTGGGCATTGCCGCGGAGTTCGCGGCGATCTCGCGGCCGACGCTCGGACTGCGGCTGCTGGACGATCACTTCAACGTGCTGGCCGAATTTCACCGTGACCCTAACCAGAACGTGCACGGTTACCCGCAGGCGAACATGTTCGACCAACCGGAGTTGGAGACGCTGTTGCGGGCCAACCTCGAGCGCTACCCGAACGCCGAACTACGCGGAAATGCGGATGTTACCGCGATCGCAGCCCACGGCAGTGGTGCACGCGTCACTTTCACCGACCGGACCGACGGCACCGTTCACCAGATCGATGCCGACTACCTGTTGGGCTGCGATGGCGCCAACAGCATCGTTCGAGCTCAAATAGGCTCCACTATGCGGGATCTGAACTTCGAGCAGCGGTGGTTGGTGGTCGATGTCGCTACCGATGCAGACCTGCGGCAGTGGGACGGTGTCTATCAGATGTGCGACCCGGCTCGTGCCGGAACCTACATGCGCATCGGAGATTCCCGCTACCGCTGGGAGTTTCGCCTGCTGGAAGGCGAAAGCGCCTGCGACTTCGACACACTGGACACGCTGCGCCCGCTCATCGCTCCGTGGACCCGGCATCTCGCCGACAGCGAAATGACCTTGTTACGTGTCACGGAGTACACCTTCCGTGCCCAGATCGCCGATCGGTGGCGCCGCGGCAACATCTTCCTCCTCGGTGACGCCGCACATCTCACTCCCCCATTCATCGGCCAGGGCATGTGCGCCGGGTTGCGCGATGCGTTCAACCTGAGCTGGAAGATCGCAGCGGTGCGCAACGGTACCCTTCCCGCCGACACCCTCGACACGTATCAGCAAGAACGTAAACCGCACTGCAGGGCCCTGATTCGCTTGGCGCTCAGCGTTGGCTGGGCGATGACCGGGGGCGGCCGGCTCGGTGATGCGACCCGACGCACGGTATTGCCGCGTGTCGGCGTCATTCCGGGATTGCGCAAGAAGATCGTCGACTCCACCACGCCGGCTCTGCGCCGCTCTGCCCTGGTGCACAGCACCCGCCGGCCCGGACAACTCGCCGGAAAAATGTGCCCGAATGCGCTGCTGGACAACGGTAAACGCCTGGACGACATCGCTGGGTCCGGCTTCGCGTTGGTCACCCGCATTCCGTTGGAAACAGCCGTTGAAACACAGCTAAGCGCGCGCGACATCGCCGTCATCCACGCAGACCCGCGAGGCCAACTCGACGTGTGGCTGCGTCATGGGCGGGCCGCGGTGGCCTTCATTCGTCCGGATCGCACCGTGATGTCCGCCGGTCGCGACGTAGCCCCGGTCCTAGCGACTGCAGCAACGCTGAGTCGCAGCGTCCGTCATTTATCCGTTCGGCCGTGA
- the mbp1 gene encoding microaggregate-binding protein 1, which yields MSDKSGPQEGIEGVVEGVKGKAKEVIGAVTGRDDVKREGQAQQDKADAQRDAAKKEAEAEAARGGAEAAEQRQKANQ from the coding sequence ATGTCGGACAAGAGTGGCCCGCAAGAGGGCATCGAAGGCGTCGTCGAGGGTGTCAAGGGCAAGGCGAAGGAAGTCATCGGCGCAGTGACGGGCCGTGACGACGTAAAGCGCGAGGGCCAGGCCCAGCAGGACAAGGCCGATGCCCAGCGTGACGCTGCCAAGAAGGAAGCAGAAGCCGAAGCCGCTCGTGGCGGCGCCGAGGCGGCCGAACAGCGCCAGAAGGCCAATCAGTAG
- a CDS encoding HAD family hydrolase, translated as MSTATRYASAVLFDIDGTLVDSNYLHIDAWQRAFAEVGIDVETWRIHRSIGMDGSTLVKSLSDDAPEDAQKQLKDLHSRYYREVASLLRPLPGARALLRRVADLGVKVVLATSAPDDELKLLRKVLDCDELVAAVTSSADVDTAKPKPDIIEVALERAGVTAQHAVFVGDAIWDAEAASRAKVVCIGVLSGGVSASELHDAGAAQVFDNADKLLANIGQTRIAELAVRG; from the coding sequence ATGTCGACCGCCACCAGGTATGCGTCCGCGGTGTTGTTCGACATCGACGGCACGCTGGTTGACTCCAACTATCTGCACATCGACGCCTGGCAACGCGCGTTCGCCGAAGTCGGCATCGACGTCGAGACATGGCGTATCCACCGATCCATCGGTATGGACGGTTCGACGTTGGTGAAATCACTGTCCGATGACGCGCCAGAGGACGCTCAGAAGCAGCTGAAAGATCTGCACTCCCGCTACTACCGGGAAGTCGCGTCGTTGCTGCGGCCGCTGCCCGGGGCCCGCGCGTTGCTGCGCCGGGTGGCCGATCTGGGAGTCAAAGTGGTGCTGGCCACTTCGGCGCCGGACGACGAATTGAAGTTGCTGCGTAAGGTGCTCGATTGCGACGAGCTGGTCGCGGCGGTGACCTCGTCCGCCGATGTGGATACCGCAAAGCCCAAGCCCGACATCATCGAGGTCGCGCTGGAACGTGCCGGGGTTACCGCGCAGCATGCGGTCTTCGTCGGCGACGCGATCTGGGATGCCGAAGCCGCCTCACGTGCGAAGGTGGTGTGTATCGGGGTGCTCAGCGGCGGAGTATCCGCATCCGAATTGCACGATGCCGGAGCGGCACAAGTTTTCGACAACGCCGACAAACTGTTGGCCAATATCGGGCAGACCCGGATTGCGGAGTTGGCGGTGCGGGGCTGA
- a CDS encoding ChaB family protein, translating into MPKTTKSGAAKKDELPSTLKRSSAKAQRTFAKAHDAAAEQYDSEERAHRVAYAAVKHSFEKVGDHWEAKDEKGPSDARAERGGLGNPLPSQEGVDANASKKHLLQIARRLDVRGRSTMTKSELVEAIKKYNRRAQQR; encoded by the coding sequence ATGCCCAAGACAACCAAGAGCGGTGCCGCAAAGAAGGACGAATTGCCCAGCACGCTCAAGCGTTCCAGCGCCAAGGCGCAACGAACCTTCGCCAAGGCGCACGATGCGGCCGCCGAGCAGTATGACAGCGAGGAGCGGGCCCACCGTGTCGCTTATGCCGCGGTGAAGCACAGTTTCGAAAAGGTCGGCGACCATTGGGAAGCCAAGGACGAGAAAGGTCCATCCGACGCGCGGGCCGAACGCGGCGGCCTGGGCAACCCGCTGCCCTCGCAGGAAGGTGTCGACGCCAACGCCAGCAAGAAACATCTGCTGCAGATCGCTCGTCGGCTGGACGTGCGGGGCCGATCGACGATGACCAAATCCGAACTGGTGGAAGCGATCAAGAAATACAATCGCCGTGCCCAGCAGCGTTGA
- a CDS encoding DUF1360 domain-containing protein: MTELTAEKNGASVVDRARREADEYRGENPRPLGGYLAVLVIYSSLVSATTLVAVLTGRRLPVRWRVQDLITVTLGTHKLSRTLTKDAVTSPLRAPFTRYTGTAGPAELHEETRNDTQFRHSMGELLTCPFCLDMWVATILVIGLVFAPRFTRLVAGTFTALAGADFLQLGYAIAQQWAENPPGS; the protein is encoded by the coding sequence ATGACCGAATTGACCGCAGAAAAGAACGGCGCCAGCGTGGTTGACCGCGCTCGGCGGGAAGCCGATGAATATCGCGGCGAGAATCCCCGCCCACTGGGCGGCTATCTCGCCGTGCTGGTGATCTACAGCTCGTTGGTGAGCGCGACGACACTGGTGGCGGTGCTGACCGGACGCCGGTTGCCCGTGCGTTGGCGGGTGCAGGACCTGATCACCGTCACGCTCGGCACCCACAAGCTGTCCCGAACGCTTACCAAAGACGCCGTCACGAGCCCCTTGCGCGCGCCCTTCACCCGGTACACCGGTACCGCCGGACCCGCCGAGTTGCACGAGGAGACGCGCAACGACACCCAGTTCCGGCACAGCATGGGCGAGCTGCTGACCTGCCCCTTCTGCCTGGACATGTGGGTGGCAACGATTCTTGTGATCGGCCTGGTGTTCGCGCCCCGGTTCACCCGCCTGGTCGCCGGGACATTCACCGCGCTGGCCGGAGCGGACTTTCTTCAACTCGGCTACGCGATAGCCCAACAGTGGGCCGAGAATCCCCCCGGCTCCTGA
- a CDS encoding flavodoxin family protein, translated as MSDQPLRAIGLVCSLKPSPAASSSALIAEQVVGELNKANVESELIRCVDHNIAPGVEADMGAGDEWPDIRRKVLDADILLISTPIWLGHASSVTQRVLERLDAELSNTDDHGTPAMVGKVALVSVVGNEDGAHKVVADLFQALNDIGFSVPAQGCTYWNGPAMQGTDYNDLDHVPDEIASATAAAARNAAHLAHALRAQGYPPYEA; from the coding sequence ATGAGTGATCAGCCGCTGCGCGCCATCGGTCTGGTGTGCAGCCTCAAACCCAGTCCAGCTGCGTCGAGCAGCGCGCTGATCGCCGAACAGGTTGTCGGCGAACTGAACAAGGCGAACGTCGAGTCCGAACTCATCCGATGCGTCGACCACAACATCGCTCCGGGCGTCGAGGCCGACATGGGCGCCGGAGACGAATGGCCCGACATTCGGCGGAAGGTACTCGATGCCGACATCCTGCTCATCAGCACGCCGATATGGCTCGGACACGCGTCCAGCGTGACCCAACGCGTGTTGGAGCGCCTGGATGCCGAGTTGTCCAACACCGACGACCACGGGACGCCCGCGATGGTCGGAAAAGTGGCCCTGGTCAGCGTGGTCGGCAACGAAGACGGCGCGCACAAGGTCGTGGCAGATCTTTTCCAGGCACTCAACGACATCGGGTTCAGCGTCCCGGCGCAGGGGTGCACCTACTGGAACGGTCCCGCGATGCAGGGCACCGACTACAACGACCTCGACCACGTGCCCGACGAAATCGCCTCGGCCACTGCGGCGGCAGCCCGCAATGCGGCGCATCTGGCCCACGCGTTGCGGGCACAGGGCTACCCGCCATACGAGGCGTAG